Proteins encoded together in one Methanoculleus sp. SDB window:
- a CDS encoding integrase: MEGDYFSEWLPRFSHHLRMRNYSPRTVRSYEEAIRRFAQYLWLRRNAQPDRLVIYWKDLATARIDTDVDATHLLITDYLSFLASMRTYKPTTLHRVISTLSSFYRYLYAQGVVVANPLAAVDRPRIKEQELVYLKHSQVIKLIESIPDLRDRLIFRTIYATGVRVSELCGIDIGDIDFEDHTIRVRGKGGKIRIVFVDEDTLAGIRVMVAGRVTGPLFEGQQGHPLSPRTVQHIFRKYAPPGVTPHKIRHSYASELYRRSRNLRVVQENLGHSSIRTTEIYLHTDLDERKEVYRRYFPLSNGE, translated from the coding sequence ATGGAGGGCGATTATTTCTCCGAATGGCTTCCCCGCTTCAGCCATCACCTGAGAATGCGTAATTATTCGCCCCGGACTGTCCGGAGCTACGAGGAGGCAATCCGCCGTTTCGCCCAGTATCTCTGGCTCCGCCGCAACGCACAACCCGACCGGCTCGTAATATACTGGAAAGACCTCGCGACGGCCCGGATTGACACCGACGTGGACGCAACGCACCTCCTTATCACCGACTATCTCTCGTTCCTCGCATCGATGCGGACGTACAAACCAACGACTCTGCATCGTGTTATTTCGACATTAAGCTCATTTTATCGGTATCTCTATGCGCAGGGCGTGGTTGTCGCAAACCCGCTGGCAGCAGTTGACCGCCCCAGGATTAAAGAGCAGGAGCTGGTGTACCTCAAGCACAGCCAGGTCATAAAACTCATAGAATCCATCCCTGATCTGCGGGACAGGCTTATTTTTCGGACTATTTATGCCACGGGCGTCCGCGTTTCAGAACTCTGCGGCATCGATATCGGCGATATTGATTTTGAGGATCACACCATCCGTGTCAGGGGAAAAGGAGGTAAAATCAGGATTGTTTTTGTCGATGAGGACACCCTTGCCGGGATACGGGTTATGGTGGCGGGACGTGTCACGGGGCCGCTGTTTGAAGGGCAGCAGGGCCATCCCCTCTCGCCCCGCACGGTACAGCATATTTTCCGGAAATACGCCCCTCCCGGCGTTACTCCTCATAAAATCCGGCACAGTTACGCAAGCGAACTCTATCGCCGGTCCCGGAATCTCCGCGTCGTGCAGGAAAATCTCGGCCATTCTTCCATCAGGACGACCGAGATCTATCTGCATACGGATCTTGATGAGAGAAAAGAGGTATACCGGCGTTATTTCCCGCTTTCAAACGGTGAATGA